Proteins encoded in a region of the Sphingomonas sp. HMP9 genome:
- a CDS encoding alpha-glucuronidase family glycosyl hydrolase produces MTAFGRSIGTFALLCAAVIGLTGPAHAEDGYDLWLRYRPPATTSARGALKIETRGDTPTFRAAAEELRRSNLFATGTPTILLATANDRDVAALRLPLASLGDEGYRVGHVTLGTRRVLLITANTDRGVLYGSFALLRHLQTGGSLDRIDLTSTPRVQLRVLNHWDNLDGVVERGYAGASLWDWWTLPDFRDPRYTDYARANASIGINGAVLNNVNAKADSLTAPYIAKAAALADVFRPYGIKVYLSARFSAPIELGGLKTADPLDPQVAAWWKAKTDEIYRSIPDFGGFLVKANSEGQPGPRDYHRSHADGANMLAAAVAPHGGIVMWRAFVYAETDPEDRAKQAYTEFKPLDGKFAPNVIVQVKNGAIDFQPREPFHPLFGAMPKTPLMIEFQITKEYLGFATHLAYLGPLFAETLGSETMQTPGETVAKVVDGSVEHHTLTGMAGVANIGRDRDWAGSTFNQANWYAFGRMAWDPTLGAAPVAREWAAMTFAPAPKIVDPVVAMMMGSREAVVDYMTPLGLAHVMATGQHYGPGPWVIDLKRPEWNPVYYHRADKAGIGFDRTKTGSNAVAQYAPGLARKLAAPATTPERELLWFHHVPWTYRTTSGRSVWAEMVHDYDAGVGYVAGMRRQWDGVKTEVDTERWAKTATYLAVQEREARWWRDASLAYWMSVNGLPLPTGAAAPAHDLTWYKAQRFAYAPGNPQ; encoded by the coding sequence CGGTAATTGGTTTGACCGGACCAGCGCATGCCGAGGACGGGTACGACCTCTGGCTGCGATATCGGCCCCCCGCCACGACAAGCGCACGCGGTGCCTTGAAGATCGAAACACGCGGCGATACTCCCACCTTCCGCGCGGCCGCTGAAGAATTGCGGCGCTCGAATCTGTTCGCCACCGGCACTCCGACGATCCTGCTCGCAACTGCAAACGATCGCGACGTCGCCGCCCTCCGCCTGCCGCTCGCCTCGCTCGGCGACGAAGGCTACCGCGTCGGCCACGTCACGCTCGGCACTCGCCGTGTCCTGCTCATCACCGCCAACACTGATCGCGGGGTGCTCTACGGCAGCTTCGCGCTGCTGCGTCACCTCCAGACCGGCGGAAGCCTCGACCGGATCGACCTGACCTCGACCCCGCGCGTCCAACTGCGCGTGCTCAACCATTGGGACAATCTGGATGGCGTGGTCGAGCGCGGCTATGCCGGCGCCTCGCTCTGGGACTGGTGGACGCTCCCCGATTTCCGCGACCCGCGCTACACCGATTACGCGCGCGCCAACGCGTCGATCGGGATCAACGGCGCCGTCCTCAACAACGTCAACGCAAAGGCGGACAGCCTCACCGCGCCGTACATCGCCAAGGCCGCCGCGCTCGCCGACGTGTTCCGGCCCTACGGGATCAAGGTGTATCTGTCGGCACGCTTCTCCGCCCCGATCGAGCTTGGCGGACTCAAGACCGCCGACCCGCTCGACCCGCAGGTGGCGGCGTGGTGGAAGGCGAAGACCGACGAGATCTATCGCAGCATCCCCGATTTCGGCGGCTTCCTGGTCAAGGCAAACAGCGAGGGGCAGCCGGGGCCACGCGACTATCACCGCAGCCACGCCGACGGCGCCAACATGCTCGCCGCCGCGGTCGCGCCGCATGGCGGGATCGTGATGTGGCGCGCGTTCGTCTATGCCGAGACCGACCCCGAGGATCGCGCGAAACAGGCGTACACAGAGTTCAAGCCGCTCGACGGCAAGTTCGCGCCCAACGTCATCGTCCAGGTCAAGAACGGCGCGATCGACTTCCAGCCGCGCGAGCCGTTCCACCCGCTGTTCGGCGCGATGCCGAAGACGCCGCTGATGATCGAATTCCAGATCACCAAGGAATATCTCGGCTTTGCGACGCACCTCGCCTATCTCGGGCCGCTATTCGCCGAGACGCTCGGCAGCGAGACGATGCAGACGCCCGGCGAGACCGTCGCCAAGGTCGTCGACGGTTCGGTCGAGCATCATACGCTGACCGGCATGGCGGGCGTCGCCAATATCGGTCGCGACCGCGATTGGGCGGGCTCCACCTTCAACCAGGCGAACTGGTATGCGTTCGGCCGGATGGCGTGGGATCCGACGCTCGGCGCCGCCCCGGTGGCGCGCGAATGGGCGGCGATGACCTTCGCGCCCGCCCCCAAGATCGTCGATCCGGTGGTCGCGATGATGATGGGCTCGCGAGAGGCGGTAGTCGACTACATGACCCCGTTGGGCCTCGCGCACGTCATGGCGACGGGCCAACATTATGGCCCCGGTCCGTGGGTGATCGACCTCAAGCGCCCTGAATGGAACCCTGTATACTATCACCGCGCCGACAAGGCGGGGATCGGTTTCGACCGAACGAAGACCGGGAGCAACGCGGTCGCGCAATATGCACCCGGACTTGCCCGCAAGCTGGCTGCCCCCGCGACGACGCCGGAGCGCGAATTGTTGTGGTTCCACCATGTGCCGTGGACGTACCGGACAACCTCGGGTCGATCAGTGTGGGCGGAAATGGTCCATGATTACGATGCGGGCGTCGGCTACGTGGCCGGCATGCGTCGACAGTGGGACGGTGTGAAGACCGAAGTCGATACCGAGCGGTGGGCGAAGACCGCGACGTATCTTGCGGTCCAGGAGCGCGAAGCACGCTGGTGGCGCGACGCGAGCCTTGCCTATTGGATGTCGGTGAACGGCCTGCCGCTGCCGACCGGAGCGGCTGCGCCTGCGCACGACCTGACATGGTACAAGGCGCAGCGCTTTGCGTACGCGCCTGGCAATCCACAATAA